One Microvirga thermotolerans DNA window includes the following coding sequences:
- a CDS encoding right-handed parallel beta-helix repeat-containing protein, whose translation MTLTPSGGLTVTKAGAVIEGLNITGPVIIEAPNVTLKNCKITFTGYWGVYIKPGVTGTIVQDNEINGTGTNNEGSHGILGTGTFLRNNIYNVENGITLNGGDTTIRDNYIHDLKASGAPHYDGIEVDGGISNVTIEHNTVLNDHTQTSAVMIDNYFGPVSNVKVDNNYLVGGGYTVYVDGQFNGGSISGVSVTNNYLEKGYYGYYLVRNNDATVSGNAQAPARRAPAVEKSLR comes from the coding sequence GTGACGCTGACGCCGTCGGGCGGTCTGACGGTCACGAAGGCCGGAGCGGTGATTGAGGGCCTGAACATCACCGGTCCGGTGATCATCGAGGCGCCGAACGTGACGCTGAAGAACTGCAAGATCACGTTTACCGGCTACTGGGGCGTGTACATCAAGCCGGGCGTCACCGGCACGATCGTGCAGGACAACGAGATCAACGGCACCGGCACCAACAACGAGGGCTCGCACGGCATCCTCGGCACCGGCACCTTCCTGCGCAACAACATCTACAATGTCGAGAACGGGATCACCCTCAACGGCGGCGACACCACGATCCGCGACAACTACATCCACGACCTCAAGGCGTCGGGGGCGCCGCATTACGACGGCATCGAGGTCGACGGCGGCATTTCGAACGTGACCATCGAGCACAACACGGTGCTCAACGACCACACCCAGACCTCGGCGGTGATGATCGACAACTACTTCGGGCCGGTCTCCAACGTGAAGGTCGACAACAACTACCTGGTCGGCGGCGGCTACACGGTCTATGTCGACGGCCAGTTCAACGGCGGCTCCATCTCGGGCGTGTCGGTGACCAACAACTACCTCGAGAAGGGCTATTACGGCTATTACCTGGTCCGCAACAACGATGCCACCGTCAGCGGGAATGCCCAGGCGCCGGCACGCCGCGCACCGGCCGTCGAGAAAAGCCTCCGTTGA
- a CDS encoding HdeD family acid-resistance protein: MIRLAIILMGFETMRRQWRLLAVLAGAWLALGLAIMLDAADGVTVVVTETFGYLLVAEGLTALVVTAGLGRRRGRFFLARALVMLTLGLLIVDLPWRNDIANSLLFGIAFLLDGAIRLIAASFVRYPRWRTVAAVALVEIGLAVLAFTSWPISYTKTVPFCIGVALFLSGFTFFRLALGLRGLPPRPGSWPLLARSRWLPPPHDPSAFAGQEAPEFLFVRVWTPVGAAGEVRPRPMFDRYIAAVDRNGVVSTGHAALECGPDVYISHYPAVEIDRNLGEFSRVVRADAANDVPGRFQPSYEHEAANWCEADAVVKFRRFNAAKLRAVWAAYRMDNTYNLTNRNCSVAVAVALEAALEGVLGTDKVWRRFLQLLVNPDLWLAAVLRERAEAMTWTPGLVLDYARALRRVVHPAGVHWPMRVQNMLREHRRVRAEEKAALAA, encoded by the coding sequence ATGATCCGGCTTGCCATCATCCTCATGGGTTTCGAAACCATGCGGCGTCAATGGCGGCTGCTGGCTGTCCTCGCGGGAGCCTGGCTCGCACTGGGCCTGGCGATCATGCTGGATGCCGCCGACGGCGTCACGGTCGTCGTCACCGAGACCTTCGGCTACCTCCTGGTTGCGGAAGGCCTGACGGCCCTTGTCGTCACGGCAGGGCTCGGGCGCAGGAGAGGGCGTTTCTTTCTTGCGCGTGCGCTGGTGATGCTGACGCTCGGGCTCCTGATCGTCGATCTGCCCTGGCGCAACGACATCGCCAACAGCCTGCTCTTCGGCATCGCCTTTCTCCTCGACGGGGCCATCCGGCTGATCGCGGCCTCCTTCGTTCGCTATCCGCGGTGGAGAACGGTCGCGGCGGTGGCGCTGGTCGAAATCGGCCTGGCGGTGCTCGCCTTCACCAGCTGGCCCATTTCCTACACGAAGACGGTGCCCTTCTGCATCGGCGTCGCTCTCTTTCTTTCAGGATTCACTTTCTTCCGGCTGGCGCTTGGGCTGCGCGGCCTGCCGCCACGGCCGGGCTCCTGGCCCCTGCTGGCTCGGTCGCGGTGGCTGCCGCCTCCGCACGATCCCTCGGCCTTCGCCGGGCAGGAGGCGCCGGAATTCCTTTTCGTCCGCGTCTGGACGCCGGTCGGTGCCGCCGGCGAGGTCCGCCCCCGGCCCATGTTCGACCGCTATATCGCGGCAGTCGACCGTAACGGCGTGGTCTCGACCGGCCATGCCGCCCTCGAATGCGGGCCGGACGTCTACATCAGCCATTATCCGGCTGTGGAGATCGATCGGAACCTCGGGGAATTCTCGCGCGTGGTCCGCGCCGACGCCGCCAACGATGTGCCGGGGCGTTTCCAGCCCTCCTACGAGCACGAGGCCGCGAACTGGTGCGAGGCGGATGCCGTGGTGAAGTTCCGGCGTTTCAACGCCGCCAAGCTGCGCGCGGTCTGGGCCGCTTACCGGATGGACAACACCTACAACCTGACGAACCGCAACTGCTCCGTGGCCGTGGCCGTCGCCCTGGAAGCCGCCTTGGAAGGGGTCCTCGGCACGGACAAGGTCTGGCGGCGGTTCCTGCAGCTCCTGGTCAATCCCGACCTCTGGCTCGCCGCGGTGCTGCGGGAGCGTGCGGAGGCCATGACGTGGACGCCCGGGCTCGTGCTCGATTACGCGCGCGCCCTTCGGCGGGTGGTGCACCCGGCAGGAGTGCACTGGCCGATGCGCGTGCAGAACATGCTCCGCGAGCACCGTCGCGTCCGCGCGGAGGAGAAGGCGGCCCTGGCCGCCTGA
- the rsfS gene encoding ribosome silencing factor: MRAVALASLEDMKAENTVEIDLAGKTSLADTMIITSGRSHRHVGAIADRLIKDLKDKGFGNARVEGLPACDWVLIDAGDVLVHIFRPEVRGFYNLEKMWGADRPQDRAS; encoded by the coding sequence ATCCGGGCCGTCGCCCTGGCCAGCCTCGAGGATATGAAGGCCGAGAACACGGTCGAAATCGACCTCGCGGGCAAGACCTCCCTCGCAGACACCATGATCATCACGTCGGGCCGCTCCCACCGCCATGTGGGCGCGATCGCCGACCGGCTGATCAAGGATCTGAAGGACAAGGGCTTCGGGAACGCCCGCGTCGAAGGCCTCCCCGCCTGCGACTGGGTGCTGATCGATGCCGGCGACGTTCTGGTCCATATTTTCCGTCCCGAGGTGCGTGGCTTCTACAACCTCGAGAAAATGTGGGGCGCCGATCGTCCGCAGGACCGTGCGAGCTGA
- a CDS encoding HNH endonuclease codes for MTIHVQPVVRPEACPALVLNADYRPLSYYPLSIWCWQDAIKAVFLDRVNIVSEYDKVVRSPSFEIRLPSVISLKTYVKPSRNPAFTRFNVFLRDRFTCQYCGAHEDLTFDHVIPRSKGGQTTWENVVAACAPCNLRKGDRMPHEVEMWPRQHPFAPTLHDLHSNGRLFPPNYLHDSWLDYLYWDSELEP; via the coding sequence GTGACGATACACGTCCAGCCTGTTGTGCGCCCGGAGGCCTGCCCGGCCCTCGTCCTCAATGCCGATTACCGGCCGTTGAGCTACTATCCCCTGTCCATCTGGTGCTGGCAGGATGCGATCAAGGCGGTGTTCCTCGACAGGGTCAACATCGTCTCGGAATACGACAAGGTCGTCCGAAGTCCGAGCTTCGAAATCCGCCTCCCCTCGGTCATCTCTCTCAAGACCTACGTCAAACCCTCTCGGAACCCGGCCTTTACCCGCTTCAACGTCTTCCTGCGCGACCGCTTCACCTGCCAATATTGCGGCGCCCACGAAGACCTGACGTTCGATCACGTCATTCCCCGCTCGAAAGGGGGCCAGACGACCTGGGAGAATGTGGTCGCCGCCTGCGCCCCCTGCAATCTGAGAAAAGGCGACCGCATGCCCCACGAGGTCGAGATGTGGCCTCGCCAGCACCCCTTCGCGCCGACCCTGCACGATCTGCATTCCAACGGCCGCCTGTTCCCGCCGAACTACCTCCACGACAGCTGGCTCGATTATCTCTACTGGGACAGCGAACTCGAGCCTTAG
- the rlmH gene encoding 23S rRNA (pseudouridine(1915)-N(3))-methyltransferase RlmH, giving the protein MRLSILAVGRLKSGPERELVERYRQRIEAMGRSLGLTGLEMVELPESRARREDDRRAEEAAALLEKAGAAFLVAFDERGRSPSSEAFAERLRQWRDEGCPGIACVIGGPDGLDPVILKKARAVISFGALTMPHQIVRALVAEQLYRALTIIAGHPYHRAGHDDS; this is encoded by the coding sequence TTGCGACTGAGCATACTGGCCGTGGGCCGTCTCAAGAGCGGCCCCGAGCGGGAGCTGGTCGAGCGCTACAGGCAGCGGATCGAGGCCATGGGCCGCAGTCTCGGCCTGACGGGGCTCGAAATGGTCGAGCTTCCGGAAAGCCGGGCGCGCCGGGAGGACGACCGTCGGGCCGAAGAGGCGGCCGCTCTGTTGGAGAAGGCCGGCGCGGCCTTTCTGGTCGCCTTCGACGAGCGCGGCAGGAGCCCATCGAGCGAAGCCTTCGCCGAGCGGCTGCGGCAATGGCGGGACGAGGGCTGCCCCGGTATCGCCTGCGTCATCGGCGGTCCGGACGGGCTCGATCCCGTCATCCTCAAGAAGGCCCGGGCGGTGATCTCCTTCGGAGCGCTCACCATGCCCCACCAGATCGTGAGGGCGCTCGTGGCCGAGCAACTCTACAGGGCGCTGACAATCATCGCCGGCCACCCTTATCATCGGGCCGGTCACGACGATTCCTGA
- a CDS encoding glutathione S-transferase family protein, producing the protein MSTPALRIFTFSPDWGLPAGGPFDLKLLAWLNLAGIPYEQVFQDDTRKGPKGKNPWIDMDGERLGDTEIIIDLLGKRFDVDLDRGLTPEQRALGHAWRRTFEEHFHQVLEWELLVHPAGAAYMKTSLEAKMPPVIGTLVFTMLRSRMRKQLHARGLARHSPEIIRMKGCADVDALAIFLGDRPYLVADRATSFDAAVFGLLAPMVYWPMDTPVAQHVRSVPTIKAYVDRMKQQCFGGRGVSAFRAAAA; encoded by the coding sequence ATGTCAACGCCTGCCCTTCGCATCTTTACATTCAGTCCCGACTGGGGACTGCCGGCCGGAGGACCATTCGATCTCAAGCTCCTGGCCTGGCTCAACCTGGCTGGGATCCCCTACGAGCAGGTCTTCCAGGACGACACGCGGAAGGGCCCCAAAGGCAAGAACCCGTGGATCGACATGGACGGCGAGAGGCTCGGGGATACCGAGATCATCATCGACCTGCTCGGCAAGCGGTTTGATGTGGACCTCGATCGGGGCTTGACGCCCGAGCAGAGAGCGTTGGGCCATGCCTGGCGCAGAACGTTCGAGGAGCACTTCCATCAGGTGCTGGAATGGGAGCTTCTGGTCCACCCGGCTGGGGCTGCCTACATGAAGACGAGCCTGGAGGCCAAGATGCCTCCGGTGATCGGGACATTGGTGTTCACCATGCTGCGCTCGCGCATGCGCAAGCAACTCCACGCACGCGGCCTTGCGCGGCATTCTCCTGAGATCATCAGAATGAAGGGCTGCGCCGATGTGGACGCGCTCGCCATCTTTTTGGGAGATCGGCCCTATCTTGTGGCGGATCGGGCGACCTCATTTGACGCTGCCGTTTTCGGACTGCTTGCTCCGATGGTCTACTGGCCAATGGATACGCCGGTCGCTCAGCATGTACGATCTGTGCCGACCATCAAGGCCTACGTCGATCGTATGAAGCAGCAATGTTTTGGCGGTAGAGGGGTCTCTGCGTTCCGTGCAGCGGCAGCTTGA
- a CDS encoding YqaA family protein, producing the protein MLRRLYDWTLSLAGKPSAPYALAAVSFAESSFFPVPPDVMLVPMMLARPDRAWSYAAICTVASVLGGVLGYFIGLLLYDSLGAWLFRLYGLAEGAEAFRHGYAQYGHWVILLKGLTPIPYKLVTITSGFAGYSLGWFVLLSVLTRGARFFAIALLMSRFGPTIKSVIDRHFNLVAALAVAAFVGGFVAFRYLF; encoded by the coding sequence ATGCTCAGACGCCTCTATGACTGGACCCTTTCGCTTGCGGGCAAGCCGTCGGCTCCCTACGCCCTGGCGGCGGTGTCCTTCGCCGAAAGCTCCTTCTTTCCCGTGCCGCCGGACGTCATGCTGGTCCCGATGATGCTGGCCCGGCCGGACCGGGCCTGGTCCTATGCCGCGATCTGCACGGTCGCCTCCGTGCTCGGGGGCGTTCTCGGGTATTTCATCGGGCTTCTGCTCTACGATTCCCTGGGCGCCTGGCTCTTTCGGCTGTACGGGCTCGCGGAGGGCGCGGAGGCCTTCCGGCACGGTTATGCGCAGTACGGTCACTGGGTGATCCTGCTCAAGGGCCTGACGCCGATCCCGTACAAGCTCGTGACCATCACCTCGGGCTTCGCCGGCTACAGCCTGGGCTGGTTCGTTCTGCTCTCGGTCCTGACCCGCGGCGCCCGCTTCTTCGCCATCGCCCTGCTCATGAGCCGCTTCGGCCCGACGATCAAGTCGGTGATCGACCGCCACTTCAACCTGGTGGCTGCGCTGGCCGTTGCGGCCTTCGTCGGCGGCTTCGTCGCCTTCCGCTACCTTTTCTAG
- a CDS encoding TetR/AcrR family transcriptional regulator gives MSRTYTLKRRAEKQAETRQRIVEAAVELHSSVGPARTSLSMVAERAGVQRHTLYAHFPDERSLYMACSGLSLERDPLPEAAAWQSIADRRSRLRAGLGAVYGWYERNAEMAACVLRDAENHALTKEISELRFGPYMAAYHEVLGAGLSVTQHGVLRLALSFFTWRALVRESGLEQADAVEAMVHAIECADGPEHMAAGRGA, from the coding sequence ATGAGCCGAACCTACACCCTCAAGCGCCGCGCCGAGAAACAGGCGGAAACCCGGCAGCGCATCGTCGAGGCGGCCGTGGAGCTGCACAGCAGCGTCGGGCCGGCGCGTACCAGCCTCAGCATGGTGGCCGAGCGCGCCGGCGTTCAGCGGCACACGCTCTATGCACATTTTCCCGACGAGCGGAGCCTCTACATGGCTTGCTCAGGGCTGTCCCTGGAGCGCGATCCCCTGCCCGAGGCCGCCGCATGGCAAAGCATCGCGGACCGGCGCAGCCGGCTCCGGGCGGGCCTTGGTGCGGTTTACGGCTGGTACGAACGCAACGCCGAAATGGCCGCCTGCGTGCTCCGCGACGCCGAGAATCATGCCCTGACAAAAGAGATCAGCGAGCTGCGCTTCGGGCCCTATATGGCCGCCTACCATGAGGTGCTCGGCGCCGGATTGAGCGTGACGCAGCACGGCGTGCTGCGGTTGGCACTCAGTTTCTTTACATGGCGGGCTCTGGTGCGCGAGAGCGGCCTCGAACAAGCTGACGCCGTCGAAGCCATGGTCCATGCTATCGAGTGCGCCGATGGGCCTGAACACATGGCAGCCGGCCGCGGCGCATAG
- a CDS encoding c-type cytochrome has translation MRRATRGAACAAALLLQGLTAFAQPSSPPPAAPDPFWNVPDLGSLPDDEHGRLVRRGRDLITATYAHLGPNVPDPAKRYAGNNLACSNCHLDAGAKKFGNPLWGLKDRFPQYDAEAGRSISLEQRVNACMTRSMNGRPLPADAPEMRAMLAYIDFLSEGVKPGEILTGYGSGPLAELDRPADPARGAAVYRRTCAVCHGTDGAGLRRSLPATDLGYMVPPLWGPDSFNDGAGMNRLTTIAGFVHANMPNGTSYLFPRLSPEEAWDVAAFVVSQPRPRKADLDRDFPDLLEKPADTPYGPYADGFPREQHVYGPFGPIRAAIARLKAERSGAAPEGAPKAGQ, from the coding sequence ATGAGACGGGCAACGAGGGGCGCGGCCTGCGCGGCCGCGCTGCTGCTTCAGGGTTTGACGGCGTTCGCTCAGCCCTCTTCTCCGCCCCCTGCCGCGCCCGATCCGTTCTGGAACGTCCCCGACCTGGGCTCCCTGCCCGACGACGAGCACGGACGCCTGGTGCGGCGCGGACGCGACCTGATCACCGCGACCTATGCCCATCTCGGCCCGAACGTGCCCGATCCCGCGAAGCGCTATGCGGGCAACAACCTCGCCTGCAGCAACTGTCATCTGGATGCCGGAGCCAAGAAGTTCGGCAACCCGCTCTGGGGGCTGAAGGACCGCTTTCCTCAGTACGACGCGGAGGCCGGCCGGTCGATCTCTCTCGAGCAGCGGGTCAATGCCTGCATGACCCGGAGCATGAACGGCCGCCCCCTGCCCGCGGACGCCCCTGAAATGCGGGCCATGCTGGCGTATATCGACTTTCTGTCGGAGGGGGTGAAGCCGGGCGAGATCCTCACCGGCTACGGCTCGGGGCCGCTGGCCGAGCTCGACCGGCCGGCGGATCCGGCGCGCGGAGCGGCGGTCTACCGCCGGACATGCGCCGTCTGCCACGGCACCGACGGCGCGGGCCTGCGCCGCAGCCTGCCGGCCACGGATCTGGGCTACATGGTGCCGCCCCTCTGGGGCCCGGACAGCTTCAACGACGGGGCCGGGATGAACCGCCTCACGACGATTGCAGGCTTCGTCCACGCGAACATGCCGAACGGCACCAGCTATCTGTTCCCACGCCTTTCGCCGGAGGAGGCCTGGGATGTCGCCGCCTTCGTGGTGTCGCAGCCGCGTCCCCGCAAGGCGGACCTCGACAGGGATTTTCCCGATCTCCTCGAAAAGCCCGCCGACACGCCCTACGGCCCCTACGCCGACGGCTTCCCCCGGGAGCAGCACGTCTACGGCCCCTTCGGGCCGATCCGCGCGGCGATCGCCCGCCTGAAGGCCGAGCGGAGCGGCGCCGCCCCGGAAGGCGCGCCTAAGGCCGGCCAGTAG
- a CDS encoding S41 family peptidase: MRKVSLLILGAVIGAGSMSVVSQTSLLSSTSAIAASADTYRQLSLFGDVFEKIRTDYVEKPDESKLVEAAINGMLTSLDPHSSYMDAKSFRDMQVQTRGEFGGLGIEVTMEDGLVKVVAPIDDTPASRAGILANDIITQINGEPVQGLNLNQAVDKMRGPINSSVTLKILRKESKEPIEVKLTRETIKVRPVRARAEGDIGVLRITQFNEQTYEGLRTGIEKLTSEIGADKLAGFVIDLRNNPGGLLDQAIMVSDAFLDRGEIVSTRSRNPEDTQRFTAKPGDLTKGKPLVVLVNGGSASASEIVAGALQDHKRATVIGTRSFGKGSVQTIIPLGGNGAVRLTTARYYTPSGRSIQAKGIDPDKEVLQDVPDELKGKDETKGEAGLRGHLQNGSDKEERGGSSAYIPPDPAKDKQLLAAYDFLHGVRKGAANATNVPN, translated from the coding sequence ATGCGCAAAGTGTCCCTGTTAATTCTTGGTGCGGTCATCGGCGCCGGCAGCATGTCGGTGGTGTCGCAGACCAGCCTGCTGTCCTCGACGAGCGCGATCGCTGCCTCCGCGGATACCTACCGGCAGCTGAGTCTCTTCGGTGACGTTTTCGAGAAGATCCGGACGGATTACGTCGAGAAGCCCGACGAGTCGAAGCTGGTCGAGGCCGCCATCAACGGCATGCTGACCTCCCTCGATCCCCATTCCAGCTACATGGATGCCAAGAGCTTCCGCGACATGCAGGTGCAGACCCGCGGCGAGTTCGGCGGGCTCGGCATCGAGGTGACGATGGAGGACGGCCTCGTGAAGGTCGTGGCGCCCATCGACGACACTCCCGCCTCCCGCGCCGGCATTCTGGCCAACGACATCATCACCCAGATCAACGGGGAGCCGGTTCAGGGGCTCAACCTGAACCAGGCCGTGGACAAGATGCGCGGCCCGATCAACTCCTCCGTGACGCTCAAGATCCTGCGCAAGGAATCGAAGGAGCCGATCGAGGTGAAGCTCACCCGCGAGACCATCAAGGTCCGCCCGGTGCGCGCGCGGGCCGAAGGCGACATCGGCGTTCTGCGCATCACCCAGTTCAACGAGCAGACCTATGAGGGCCTGCGCACGGGCATCGAGAAGCTGACGAGCGAGATCGGGGCCGACAAGCTGGCCGGCTTCGTCATCGACCTTCGCAACAACCCGGGCGGTCTCCTGGATCAGGCGATCATGGTGTCCGACGCTTTCCTGGACCGGGGCGAGATCGTCTCGACCCGCAGCCGCAATCCCGAGGATACCCAGCGCTTCACCGCGAAGCCGGGGGACCTCACCAAGGGCAAGCCGCTGGTGGTGCTCGTGAACGGCGGCTCCGCCTCCGCCTCGGAGATCGTCGCCGGCGCGCTGCAGGACCACAAGCGCGCGACCGTGATCGGCACCCGCTCCTTCGGCAAGGGCTCGGTCCAGACGATCATCCCGCTCGGCGGCAACGGGGCCGTGCGCCTGACCACCGCCCGCTACTACACGCCGTCGGGACGCTCGATCCAGGCCAAAGGCATCGATCCGGACAAGGAGGTGCTGCAGGACGTTCCGGACGAGCTGAAGGGCAAGGACGAGACCAAGGGCGAGGCCGGTCTGCGCGGGCACCTGCAGAACGGCAGCGACAAGGAAGAGCGCGGCGGTTCCTCGGCCTATATCCCGCCGGATCCGGCGAAGGACAAGCAGCTCCTCGCCGCCTACGACTTCCTGCACGGCGTGCGCAAGGGCGCCGCGAACGCGACCAACGTCCCGAACTGA
- a CDS encoding disulfide bond formation protein B — translation MRSRLTIRQAALVVALAAAATVGGALVFQHVWGYQPCKLCLEQRNPYYLGIPLALAAAIAPPRWGRIGLWGLALVFLVSAGMGAYHAGVEWGFWLGPSDCGGGPSVGGGNVGDLLGQLSNIRVVSCSEAAWRFLGLSLAGWNALISVALALFAGAAALRARAGA, via the coding sequence ATGCGCTCCCGTCTCACCATCAGGCAGGCGGCTCTCGTCGTCGCCCTGGCGGCAGCGGCCACCGTGGGCGGCGCGCTCGTATTCCAGCACGTGTGGGGCTATCAGCCCTGCAAACTCTGCCTGGAGCAGCGCAACCCCTATTATCTCGGCATCCCCCTGGCCCTGGCGGCTGCCATTGCCCCTCCGCGCTGGGGACGCATCGGCCTTTGGGGCCTCGCCCTCGTCTTTCTGGTCAGCGCCGGGATGGGGGCCTACCATGCCGGGGTCGAATGGGGCTTCTGGCTCGGGCCGAGCGACTGCGGCGGCGGACCTTCGGTCGGCGGCGGGAACGTGGGAGACCTCCTCGGCCAGCTCTCCAACATCCGGGTCGTGAGCTGCAGCGAGGCTGCATGGCGGTTCCTGGGGCTGTCCCTGGCGGGGTGGAACGCCCTGATCTCGGTGGCGTTGGCGCTCTTCGCCGGGGCGGCTGCCTTGCGGGCAAGGGCCGGGGCGTAG
- a CDS encoding murein hydrolase activator EnvC family protein — MALIRFSFPGKTLGLAASIAIVALGAVQAQQVPAPAPAAPPAVPPETAEQKAQREKDLKVLEEAMAASAEARRKLEAEIAEIAADRTKLNTALIDTAGRIRATEDRIRDVEQRLQTLSASETAIRRSLEGRRGVIVEVFAALQRMGRRPPPAVLVRPEDMLEAVRASILLGAVLPELRTEAEALASDLAELVRLKNAIVTDRSTLAAELKALNGEQERLTALVEARQKRIAEVERSVGAEREKAAALARQAGTLKELIDRMEKEIAGAQKAAEEARKAAEAQEKEAKARFAQAAFQDPARLAPKIPFSEAKGLLPRPVGGEIVQEFGVSDGYGGTTRGISITTRPRASIVSPADGWVAFAGPFRSYGRLLIINAGGGYYLLLAGMDQINVDVGQFVLAGEPVATMGETSLLSLAGGAMEKNNPILYVEFRKDGSSIDPAPWWAKSQGEKVRG; from the coding sequence ATGGCGCTCATCCGGTTTTCCTTCCCCGGCAAGACCCTGGGCCTTGCCGCATCCATCGCCATCGTTGCCCTGGGGGCGGTGCAGGCCCAGCAGGTCCCTGCGCCTGCGCCCGCCGCTCCCCCTGCCGTCCCTCCGGAGACCGCGGAGCAGAAGGCCCAGCGGGAAAAGGACCTCAAGGTCCTGGAAGAGGCCATGGCCGCCAGCGCGGAGGCCCGCCGGAAGCTGGAAGCCGAGATCGCGGAGATTGCCGCCGACCGGACCAAGCTCAATACGGCCCTGATCGACACGGCAGGCCGCATCCGTGCGACCGAAGACCGCATCCGCGACGTCGAGCAGCGGCTGCAGACGCTGTCCGCGAGCGAAACGGCCATCCGGCGCTCTCTCGAAGGACGGCGAGGCGTAATCGTGGAGGTCTTCGCCGCGCTCCAGCGCATGGGACGCCGGCCCCCTCCCGCCGTCCTGGTCCGGCCGGAAGACATGCTGGAGGCGGTCCGGGCGTCGATTCTGCTCGGCGCGGTGCTGCCGGAGCTGAGGACCGAAGCCGAGGCTCTCGCATCGGACCTTGCGGAACTCGTGCGCCTCAAGAACGCCATCGTGACGGATCGCTCGACCCTGGCCGCGGAACTGAAGGCGCTCAATGGCGAGCAGGAACGCCTGACGGCCCTCGTCGAGGCCCGTCAGAAGCGCATCGCCGAGGTGGAGCGGAGTGTCGGCGCCGAAAGGGAAAAGGCCGCCGCCCTTGCCCGCCAGGCCGGGACTCTCAAGGAATTGATCGACCGGATGGAGAAGGAGATCGCCGGCGCGCAGAAGGCCGCCGAGGAGGCCAGGAAGGCGGCCGAGGCGCAGGAGAAGGAGGCCAAGGCGAGATTTGCCCAGGCAGCCTTCCAGGATCCCGCCCGGCTCGCTCCGAAGATCCCGTTCTCCGAAGCCAAAGGCCTGCTTCCCCGTCCCGTCGGCGGGGAGATCGTCCAGGAGTTCGGGGTCTCCGACGGCTACGGCGGAACGACGCGCGGCATTTCGATCACCACGCGCCCGCGAGCGTCGATCGTCTCTCCGGCCGACGGCTGGGTTGCCTTTGCCGGCCCCTTCCGGTCTTATGGGCGACTCTTGATCATCAATGCCGGCGGGGGGTATTATTTGCTTCTGGCCGGGATGGACCAAATCAACGTCGATGTCGGGCAGTTCGTGCTCGCTGGCGAACCGGTTGCCACGATGGGAGAGACCTCTCTTCTCTCTCTGGCCGGCGGTGCCATGGAAAAGAACAATCCGATTCTCTATGTAGAGTTCCGGAAAGACGGCAGTTCGATCGATCCCGCTCCCTGGTGGGCGAAATCGCAAGGCGAGAAGGTTCGCGGATAA
- a CDS encoding RNA pyrophosphohydrolase — protein MRSAKGLQARTDLPYRACVGVMLLNRDGRVFIGRRRSDGGGDQVAEGYAWQMPQGGIDPGEEPYQAALRELYEETSVRSVKLLAEAPEWYSYDLPSLVAGRAWRGRYRGQTQKWFAFRFEGEESEIDIHRPGGGRHRPEFDEWRWEDMRRLPELIIPFKRPVYENVVSVFGHLQKGETRG, from the coding sequence ATGAGAAGCGCCAAGGGATTGCAGGCCAGAACCGATCTTCCCTATCGCGCCTGCGTCGGCGTCATGCTTCTCAACCGCGACGGCCGCGTGTTCATCGGACGGAGGCGATCCGACGGGGGAGGAGATCAGGTCGCCGAAGGTTACGCATGGCAGATGCCGCAGGGCGGGATCGATCCCGGCGAGGAGCCCTATCAAGCGGCGCTGCGGGAGCTCTACGAGGAGACGAGCGTGCGCTCCGTGAAGCTCCTGGCGGAGGCGCCCGAATGGTATTCCTATGACCTCCCCTCCCTCGTGGCCGGGCGGGCCTGGCGCGGGCGTTATCGCGGTCAGACGCAGAAGTGGTTCGCCTTCCGCTTCGAGGGCGAGGAGAGCGAGATCGACATCCATCGCCCCGGCGGAGGGCGTCACCGGCCCGAATTCGACGAATGGCGCTGGGAAGACATGAGGCGCCTGCCCGAGCTGATCATCCCCTTCAAGCGGCCCGTCTACGAAAACGTGGTCAGCGTGTTCGGCCATCTCCAGAAAGGCGAGACGCGGGGCTGA